Proteins from a genomic interval of Rosa chinensis cultivar Old Blush chromosome 2, RchiOBHm-V2, whole genome shotgun sequence:
- the LOC112185708 gene encoding transcription repressor OFP14: MPKKLQKRLQDYLTKIKKPPPSIQFPSKKWMRACKHPKTLSFAINNDETHDKDDDAATLSDIDEFLFENFRSLYPRDDQGDSINDDERREEKDLHRRPRDALRHKTLQMEEGRPGDHENESTNEPFWDKTLHLKKRRPDHQETQNQDGFLFESPRLNIDPLAADLCGSHRFSVSPGRLSSSVRTSTTTTTSEDAGSRSMSTRTLNDSAITSHSNNNDHVALPSDCISVLMYSPNPGDEFGRSMHDMVEARLRNKAKVDWNFMEELLLCYLNLNEKKSHRFILSAFADLVVDMRPDSDSVPERSRKF; encoded by the coding sequence ATGCCCAAGAAACTCCAAAAGCGTCTCCAAGATTACCTCACCAAGATTAAGAAACCACCCCCTTCAATCCAATTCCCCTCTAAAAAATGGATGCGAGCCTGTAAACACCCCAAAACCCTATCTTTCGCTATCAACAACGATGAGACTCATGACAAAGATGATGATGCGGCAACACTCTCAGATATTGATGAGTTTCTCTTCGAGAATTTCAGGTCTCTGTACCCAAGAGACGATCAAGGAGACTCCATCAACGACGAcgaaagaagagaagagaaagatcTACATCGTCGTCCTCGTGATGCCCTTCGGCATAAAACCCTACAAATGGAAGAAGGCCGTCCTGGTGATCATGAAAATGAAAGCACAAACGAGCCCTTTTGGGATAAAACTCTACACCTGAAGAAGCGTCGTCCTGATCATCAAGAAACCCAAAACCAAGATGGGTTTCTGTTCGAATCCCCTCGACTGAATATTGATCCACTGGCAGCGGATCTCTGTGGCTCACACAGGTTTTCAGTGTCCCCAGGTCGGCTGTCAAGCTCTGTTCGGACTAGTACAACCACCACGACATCTGAGGACGCAGGATCCAGGTCAATGTCAACACGAACCCTAAACGACTCTGCTATCACATCACATTCTAATAACAACGATCATGTGGCACTTCCCAGTGACTGTATCTCAGTGTTGATGTACTCTCCCAACCCTGGCGACGAGTTTGGAAGATCCATGCATGACATGGTTGAGGCTCGCCTCAGAAACAAGGCAAAGGTCGATTGGAATTTCATGGAAGAGCTTCTGCTTTGTTATCTCAATCTCAACGAGAAGAAGTCCCACAGGTTCATACTGAGTGCTTTCGCGGATTTGGTCGTGGACATGCGTCCGGATTCTGATAGCGTCCCAGAGAGATCACGGAAATTTTGA